ACCCGCATGCGGCAGTCGACGTCATGTATGGACTTGGATCGCAAGACCCCGGACCAGACGCGCGCGCCGACAAAGCGTTCTTGGATCACCCGGTGCCCAACGACCGCGTCGCGCATCTGCTCGGCTATCAGGAATTGGACCGGCCTTCGGCCAGCGCGCTGCTGGCTCGTGCCATCCATGACCAAATGGAAGGCCGGTACTCGTACGCGCGTGAGGTGCTCGTGCAAGTGGCTGCGGTCGACCCTAGCCCAGACCTGAACGAGCACAAGCAGGCGCTCAACTACGCCTTGCGCGACGGCGGCGCGCTGGCCGCGCCGGATAGCCGCGACTCTGCGCCCACCGTGCCCGCATCCGATCCAAAACGGGTTGCGGCGGTAAGCGCATTGAAAGCCGCTCAAGCTTCAGCCGACGTCACGCTGACCGACATCAAAAAACAGTCAGCCTCCGGTCTGCAAGATCTGAATTCGGTCGAGGATCAACTCCAACGCCTTTCGAGTGTGGCCGGAGATTTGGGCGGCGGCGGGTCATCAAATGCCGGGCCGCCGCCAATCGTCGCGACGCTGAACCGCGATCTCTCCGCCGTCGGCAATCTCACAAGCGACGTGCTCGGTACCGCGGCCGGACTGGTCGCCGGCAACAAGGACGCCTTGCACGATATGGCAGCGCCGTTTCAGGACCCGCAGCCGCTCACGCCGATGAACGCAAGTCTGCTCCCGTACTATCCGGTGATGACCGCGAACCTCGTCTCGTCCTCGGCCGCGCTGGCCGACTCCGTCGCCGTGAGCCGAGCGGCACTTGCACAACTGCAGAGCACGCTCATGAGTATGCAAGCAGCAACTCCGACAAATTCCGATTACGGGCCCGGTGGCGAGCCGGCTGCGTCGCCCGGGCCACACCATGCGCAGCGGATTCCCCCGATCATCCTGCAACTCGCGGCGGCCGCAGCGGCAGCGCACGCCTCGGCATCGCATGCATCCGACGAGATGTATGCGGCGCAGACCGCTCAGCTTTCATCGCAGCTTACGATGCTCGACCTGTTCTCTTCGCCCGAGCGATACGCCGCGTATCGCGCGGCGGTGGCGTACCGGCTCCCGGGGATCGAGTTGCCAGCCTATAGCGCAGCGGCGGCAAGCGGCGTGGCGCCGGGCGACCTCGGTTGCG
The nucleotide sequence above comes from Candidatus Eremiobacteraceae bacterium. Encoded proteins:
- a CDS encoding M48 family metalloprotease, with the translated sequence MNKPSRRALRICALATALWLPLAQTQALAMSTSKEVAQGKTENAQIDAESVVIKDPFLTSWVASVTNKLVQYRIRKDINYQFTIIQDGSINAFAIKGGFVHVNMGLLNFVTADDQLAATLGHEMGHVELHHVTKGDNTNAILAILEGILSIVSGPAGILGSIGGELASDKFSRLDELQADHYGLGIMAKAGYDPHAAVDVMYGLGSQDPGPDARADKAFLDHPVPNDRVAHLLGYQELDRPSASALLARAIHDQMEGRYSYAREVLVQVAAVDPSPDLNEHKQALNYALRDGGALAAPDSRDSAPTVPASDPKRVAAVSALKAAQASADVTLTDIKKQSASGLQDLNSVEDQLQRLSSVAGDLGGGGSSNAGPPPIVATLNRDLSAVGNLTSDVLGTAAGLVAGNKDALHDMAAPFQDPQPLTPMNASLLPYYPVMTANLVSSSAALADSVAVSRAALAQLQSTLMSMQAATPTNSDYGPGGEPAASPGPHHAQRIPPIILQLAAAAAAAHASASHASDEMYAAQTAQLSSQLTMLDLFSSPERYAAYRAAVAYRLPGIELPAYSAAAASGVAPGDLGCAAWYSFETQTPINSTIDTLRSAGASCATLALDHHLLAESMEIAEGLLYENYIETPLTKPAGT